The Rhodobacter sp. 24-YEA-8 genome window below encodes:
- a CDS encoding LLM class flavin-dependent oxidoreductase: MSRERQLHLGAFMRPVSLHTGAWRYPGAWPDANFNLRHLTYMAKRLEAAKFDAFFMADHLAVLNMPVEALRRSHTVTSFEPFTLLSALAAVTERIGLIATASTSYDEPYHVARRFASLDHISGGRAGWNIVTTSNPDAALNFGREDQPDHADRYARAREFYDVVTGLWDTFADDAFTRDVQSGQYFDPGRMHVLGHKGPELSVRGPLNIARPPQGWPVIVQAGASEPGRQLAAETAEAVFAAPQSLADGRAFYADVKARAVAAGRAREDIVILPGAFVIVGETIAEAKAKRAALDSLVYYESAIASLSIALGIDASGFDPDAPLPEDLPETNQSKSSRDRVIAMARSEGLTVRQLAQRQGGYSGLSFIGTPASIADKMEEWIDQGGSDGFNIMFPFLPAGLTDFTDQVVPELQRRGLFRRDYEGATLRDHLGLKRPPNRFFPG, from the coding sequence CGCCATCTGACCTATATGGCGAAAAGGCTCGAGGCGGCGAAGTTTGACGCCTTTTTCATGGCCGACCACCTTGCCGTGCTGAATATGCCGGTCGAGGCGCTCAGGCGCAGCCACACCGTCACCTCGTTTGAACCCTTCACGCTGCTGTCCGCGCTGGCGGCGGTGACGGAACGGATCGGGCTGATCGCAACGGCCTCGACCAGCTATGACGAGCCCTATCACGTCGCGCGGCGCTTTGCCTCGCTGGATCATATTTCCGGCGGGCGCGCGGGGTGGAATATCGTCACCACCTCGAACCCTGATGCGGCGCTGAATTTCGGGCGCGAAGACCAGCCCGACCATGCCGACCGCTATGCACGGGCGCGGGAATTCTATGATGTGGTGACCGGGCTCTGGGACACATTTGCCGATGATGCCTTCACGCGCGACGTGCAAAGCGGCCAGTATTTCGACCCGGGCCGGATGCATGTGCTGGGTCACAAAGGGCCAGAGCTTTCGGTGCGCGGACCGCTGAACATCGCGCGGCCTCCGCAGGGCTGGCCAGTGATCGTGCAGGCCGGCGCCTCCGAGCCCGGTCGCCAGCTTGCGGCGGAAACCGCCGAGGCGGTGTTTGCCGCGCCGCAAAGCCTCGCCGATGGACGCGCCTTTTATGCCGATGTGAAAGCGCGGGCGGTGGCGGCGGGCCGGGCGCGCGAAGATATCGTGATCCTGCCCGGCGCCTTTGTGATCGTGGGCGAGACCATTGCCGAGGCAAAGGCGAAACGTGCCGCGCTGGACAGTCTGGTCTATTATGAAAGCGCGATTGCCTCGCTTTCGATCGCGCTCGGGATTGATGCCTCGGGCTTTGACCCGGATGCGCCTTTGCCCGAGGATCTGCCCGAGACCAACCAGTCGAAATCCAGCCGCGACCGGGTGATCGCAATGGCCCGCAGCGAGGGGCTTACCGTCCGCCAGCTGGCGCAGCGACAGGGTGGCTATTCCGGCCTTTCCTTCATCGGCACGCCCGCAAGCATTGCCGATAAGATGGAGGAATGGATCGATCAGGGCGGCTCTGACGGGTTCAACATCATGTTCCCCTTCCTGCCGGCGGGGTTGACAGATTTCACCGACCAAGTGGTGCCGGAACTGCAACGCCGCGGCCTCTTTCGCCGCGACTATGAGGGGGCGACGCTGCGCGATCATCTGGGCCTCAAACGCCCGCCGAACCGGTTTTTCCCCGGCTGA
- a CDS encoding isopenicillin N synthase family oxygenase produces MSSTLPILDVSRFHAGPDARAAFVEELRAVLHDHGFFYLTGHDVPETLIQDLKRLSRAFFALPEAEKLAVEMVKSPHFRGYNRAGLEHTRGEQDWREQIDFNTEGEPLPDGTDPWSRLHGPNQWPDALPDLKPVVLDYQERVTALGIDLLQAIALALGLEADAFRAVYDPQPTQLLKLIRYPGRDVAETDQGVGAHKDGGIITILLQDEVEGLRVQTLDGDWIKVPPLPGTFVINSGELLELATNGFVRADVHDVIAPPPGVERFSYAFFLGAHYDAEIPVLPLPEALKSRERGLTVDPLNPLFRNVGLNHLKSRLRSHPDVAHAHHGDLLRAGLAGNG; encoded by the coding sequence TTGTCCAGCACCCTTCCCATTCTCGATGTCTCGCGTTTCCATGCCGGGCCTGACGCCCGCGCAGCTTTCGTTGAGGAACTGCGCGCGGTGCTCCATGATCACGGGTTTTTCTACCTGACCGGCCATGATGTCCCGGAGACACTGATCCAGGATCTGAAACGCCTGTCACGGGCGTTTTTCGCGCTGCCCGAGGCCGAGAAGCTGGCGGTCGAGATGGTGAAATCGCCGCATTTTCGCGGCTATAACCGCGCCGGGCTGGAACATACGCGCGGCGAGCAGGACTGGCGCGAGCAGATCGATTTCAATACCGAAGGCGAGCCCCTCCCGGATGGTACAGATCCCTGGAGCCGGCTGCATGGCCCCAACCAATGGCCCGACGCGCTGCCCGATCTGAAACCGGTGGTGCTCGACTATCAGGAACGGGTGACGGCGCTTGGGATCGACCTTTTGCAGGCGATTGCGCTGGCGCTTGGCCTGGAGGCGGATGCGTTCCGCGCGGTTTACGACCCGCAGCCGACCCAGCTTCTGAAGCTGATCCGCTATCCGGGGCGCGATGTGGCCGAGACCGATCAGGGTGTCGGGGCGCATAAGGATGGCGGCATCATCACCATTCTTTTGCAAGACGAGGTCGAGGGGCTGCGGGTCCAGACGCTTGATGGTGACTGGATCAAGGTGCCGCCGCTGCCGGGCACATTCGTGATCAATTCAGGCGAGCTGCTGGAACTGGCGACCAATGGCTTCGTGCGCGCCGATGTGCATGACGTGATCGCGCCGCCGCCTGGGGTAGAGCGGTTTTCCTACGCCTTCTTCCTCGGCGCGCATTACGACGCCGAGATCCCGGTCCTGCCGCTTCCTGAGGCGCTGAAAAGCCGCGAGCGTGGGCTGACGGTCGACCCGCTGAACCCGCTCTTTCGCAATGTCGGGCTGAACCATCTGAAAAGCCGCCTGCGCTCGCATCCCGATGTGGCGCATGCCCATCATGGCGATCTGCTCAGGGCGGGGCTGGCCGGGAACGGCTGA
- a CDS encoding O-acetylhomoserine aminocarboxypropyltransferase/cysteine synthase family protein, protein MATTSLHPETLALHGGTWRTDPATGSLAVPIYQNTSFQFDDTAHAARLFALEELGNIYSRIGNPTTDALETRLAQIEGGAAALALASGQAATFFALTNIAQAGDNIVASTDLYGGTVTLLSNTLKQFGIAVRFVDQADPQNFVRATDDKTRAWFGETLPNPKLQVFPIAEVAELGSKIGVPLILDNTAAPLTAKPLKHGAAVVVYSTTKYIGGHGTAIGGAIIDGGNFDWEAHAARFPLLTRPDAAYHGAIWTEAAKPLGPIAYVLRARVKLLRDIGASVAPQNAFLTLQGLETLPLRIRQHNENARQVADVLAALPGVTQVIYPGLQGGEARRRADTYLEGGYGALIGFELEGGVDAGRAFIDALQLFHHVANIGDARSLAIHPASTTHQQLTEAEQHAAGVTPGYVRLSIGIEHPEDIIADLKQALEAASGNRDRKAA, encoded by the coding sequence ATGGCGACGACCAGCCTGCACCCCGAGACGCTCGCCCTGCATGGCGGCACCTGGCGCACCGATCCGGCGACCGGCTCGCTCGCGGTGCCGATCTACCAGAATACCAGCTTCCAGTTTGACGATACCGCCCATGCCGCACGGCTCTTCGCGCTGGAAGAGCTGGGCAATATCTATTCCCGCATCGGCAATCCTACGACTGACGCGCTGGAAACCCGGCTCGCGCAGATCGAAGGCGGCGCGGCGGCGCTGGCGCTGGCCTCGGGCCAGGCTGCGACCTTTTTCGCGCTGACGAATATCGCCCAGGCAGGCGATAATATCGTCGCCTCGACCGATCTTTACGGCGGCACGGTCACGCTGTTGTCGAATACGCTGAAGCAGTTCGGCATCGCGGTACGGTTCGTCGACCAGGCCGATCCGCAGAATTTCGTCCGCGCGACCGATGACAAAACCCGCGCCTGGTTTGGCGAGACGCTGCCGAATCCCAAGCTTCAGGTCTTCCCGATTGCCGAAGTGGCCGAGCTGGGCAGCAAGATCGGCGTGCCGCTGATCCTCGACAACACTGCCGCGCCGCTGACCGCGAAACCGCTGAAACATGGCGCGGCGGTGGTGGTCTATTCCACCACTAAATATATCGGCGGCCATGGCACCGCGATTGGCGGCGCGATCATCGATGGCGGCAATTTCGATTGGGAGGCCCATGCCGCCCGTTTCCCGCTTTTGACGCGGCCCGATGCCGCCTATCACGGCGCGATCTGGACCGAGGCTGCCAAACCGCTTGGCCCCATCGCCTATGTGCTGCGCGCGCGGGTCAAGCTGCTGCGCGACATCGGCGCCTCGGTCGCGCCGCAAAACGCCTTCCTGACGTTGCAGGGGCTGGAGACGCTGCCTTTGCGCATCCGCCAGCACAATGAAAACGCCCGTCAGGTCGCGGATGTCCTGGCCGCGCTGCCAGGTGTCACCCAGGTGATCTATCCCGGCCTGCAGGGCGGCGAGGCCCGGCGCCGTGCCGATACCTATCTGGAAGGTGGCTATGGCGCACTGATCGGGTTTGAGCTGGAAGGCGGCGTTGATGCCGGCCGCGCTTTCATCGACGCGCTGCAGCTGTTCCATCATGTGGCGAATATCGGCGATGCGCGCAGCCTTGCGATCCATCCGGCCTCGACCACGCATCAGCAGCTGACCGAAGCTGAACAACACGCTGCAGGCGTTACGCCGGGCTATGTGCGGCTTTCGATCGGGATCGAGCATCCGGAAGATATCATCGCCGATCTGAAACAGGCACTTGAGGCGGCATCGGGCAATCGCGACCGCAAGGCCGCGTAA
- a CDS encoding amino acid ABC transporter substrate-binding protein, translating to MRNERLFGRTLRGLAAAAALAATALPATAGGTLDAIKERGVIKVGVGTTPGFFSPDSEGKWQGFFIDYGRALSIAVFNEDGKVEFTNSSPQQRLPALQAGEFDILLSGVTVTINRAFNLGFHFGPTVFYDGQGILARKELGVTTATELDGAVIGVQSGTTGELNIADFFRKSGHEFTPVTIEDTSEFIAALESGRVDAITQDSSDLVGKLQQLKNPDDYVLLPERLSKEPLAPAIKAGDDQWLEIVNWTVYATIQAEEWGITSANVDEFLKSEDPAIQRFLGVDPSLAEAIGFKPDWAYKIIKTVGNYGEIYDRHLTPLGWERGYNDIWTNGGLLYSPPFR from the coding sequence ATGCGCAATGAACGACTTTTCGGCCGCACCCTGCGCGGTCTTGCAGCAGCGGCGGCGCTTGCCGCAACCGCCCTTCCCGCCACAGCCGGCGGCACGCTGGACGCCATCAAAGAGCGCGGTGTGATCAAGGTCGGTGTCGGCACCACGCCGGGTTTCTTCTCGCCCGACAGCGAGGGCAAATGGCAGGGCTTCTTCATTGATTACGGCCGGGCGCTGTCCATCGCGGTCTTCAATGAAGACGGTAAGGTGGAGTTCACCAACTCTTCGCCACAGCAGCGCCTGCCCGCGCTTCAGGCCGGCGAATTTGACATCCTCCTGTCGGGCGTCACGGTCACCATCAACCGCGCCTTCAATCTCGGCTTCCATTTCGGGCCGACCGTTTTCTATGACGGCCAGGGCATCCTTGCACGCAAGGAACTCGGCGTGACCACGGCGACAGAGCTCGACGGCGCGGTGATCGGGGTGCAATCGGGCACCACGGGTGAATTGAACATCGCCGACTTCTTCCGCAAATCCGGCCATGAATTCACCCCCGTCACCATTGAAGACACGTCGGAATTCATCGCGGCGCTGGAATCGGGCCGGGTCGATGCGATCACCCAGGACAGCTCGGATCTCGTGGGCAAGCTGCAGCAGCTGAAAAACCCCGATGACTATGTGCTTCTGCCCGAACGGCTGTCGAAAGAGCCGCTTGCGCCTGCGATCAAGGCCGGTGATGACCAATGGCTCGAAATCGTCAACTGGACCGTCTATGCCACGATCCAGGCCGAAGAATGGGGCATCACCTCGGCCAATGTCGATGAATTCCTGAAATCGGAAGATCCGGCGATCCAGCGCTTCCTCGGCGTTGATCCGTCTTTGGCCGAGGCCATCGGGTTCAAGCCGGACTGGGCCTATAAGATCATCAAGACCGTGGGCAATTACGGCGAGATCTATGACCGCCACCTGACACCGCTGGGCTGGGAGCGCGGCTACAACGACATCTGGACCAATGGCGGGCTGCTTTATTCGCCGCCCTTCCGCTGA